From Ailuropoda melanoleuca isolate Jingjing chromosome 17, ASM200744v2, whole genome shotgun sequence, the proteins below share one genomic window:
- the LOC105238104 gene encoding cathepsin L1-like: protein MDNAFQHVPHNGGRDSEESDPYRAQGWILRTRPECSAADVTGPVNVPQQEEAVMLAVAAGGPVSAAIRASLGSFQFCKEGIYYDPNCSSEDLHHGVLVVGYGSDEKEAENKNYWIVKNSWGTDWGLQGYMLLVRDWDNHCEITTSFPVV, encoded by the exons ATGGATAACGCCTTCCAGCATGTTCCACACAACGGAGGCCGTGACTCAGAGGAATCCGATCCATACCGTGCTC aAGGATGGATCCTGCGAACACGGCCCGAGTGTTCTGCGGCCGACGTCACTGGCCCCGTGAACGTCCCTCAGCAGGAGGAGGCCGTTATGTTGGCGGTGGCAGCTGGGGGGCCGGTCTCCGCTGCTATCCGTGCAAGCCTGGGTAGCTTCCAGTTCTGTAAAGAAG GCATTTATTATGATCCAAACTGCAGCAGTGAAGACCTGCATCACGGTGTTCTGGTGGTTGGCTATGGCTCTGATGAAAAAGAAGCGGAGAACAAAAATTATTGGATTGTAAAGAACAG CTGGGGCACGGACTGGGGCCTGCAGGGTTACATGCTGTTGGTGAGGGACTGGGACAACCACTGTGAAAtcaccaccagctttcctgtcGTGTGA